In Microaerobacter geothermalis, the genomic window TTTCCCAATACTCCTATATTATGAACCATAATCGCGATGACGGCAGGGAAGGGCCCCAGTCCAAAGGTGGCAATAAATATAAGTCCTAGCACAATTTCCGGAATCGTCCTGATAAAGGTCAGGATGCTTCTGATAAGATGATAAAGCCCCTTAGGACTGGTATTATATGCAGCCAAAAAACTGACAGGTATAGCCGCAATTACCGCCAAAAAAGTTCCTAAAAAAGCAATAGCCAGAGTAATGCCCGTATTCTTAAAAGCAAGGGGCAGAACACTCCAGTCTGGAGGGAACCATTTGGTTTTTAAAAAGTTCCAACTTTTTTCTATATCTAATAAAGCACTCCAATCAAATTGGGTGACTCTCATGCTCCACGATAAAAAAAGCACTGACAACAAGGCCAGTACTATCCAGTTCCATTTTTTCACCATCATCACCTGTCAGTATGGTACTCTACTCGAATAAAATCCTGTTCAAAAATGAGAAAGTAAGGGTATTACTTGATTCTGCCATCGGCTTTAGCAGCCTGGCGAATGGATTCATAATCGCTGTCTGAAGCTTTTATAAATCCGGACGCTCCAAAGGCATTTAAAATTTCTGGATCCGTGATGCCTAAAAAAGCCTCTTGTAACTTTTCAATCGTCGCTTGATCAGTTCCTTTTGCCACAGCCCATGGATATTGAAATAATTTGTCTGACTTCCAAATTACTTTAAAAAGATCTCCATCTACTTTACCATTCTTTATTAAAATATTAAAGATGGCACTGTCAATGGCACCTGCCGTCACTTGCTTGTTTTCTACAGCAATGGCTGTTGCATCGTGGCCGCCGGTATAAAATACATTTTTAAATTGATGATCATTGGCATCCTTGAATACCCCCCGTTTTTTTAATTCAATTCCGGGAATTAGGGAGCCGGAAGTGGAATTGATGTCTCCAAAGGCAAAGGTTACATTTTCTTTATCTGCCAATAAATCCTCTAAAGAATTATACGGTGCATCCTTATGGGTGATGATATAGGAATAATAGAAGGGTTCTCCATCCACCAGTTGAGTAACAATGGCCTGTGCTCCGTTCTCTGCATTGGCAATGACATAAGTAAGGGGACCGAAGTATGCCATGTTAATCATTCCATTATTCATTGCTTCCACTACGCCGTTATAGTCCGGATATACTTCAATAGACACATCCATCCCGGTCCCTTTTTCCAGAGCTTCCGTCAATTTGTCCATGGCCTGTTGCATTTTTCCCTGGTTTTGGGAGGGAATCACACCAATTTTAAACGATGGTTCCCCCTCTTTTGAACTGCACCCTGATAACAGGAGAACGCTTAAAATACCAACCAAAAAAATAATTAAAAAGGAATGACTCCATTTTTTCATAAAAAACCCTCCCCACCAATATTTCACCAACTATATAAGACGTGTAAATCTTTGGTTCCATCTCTTTATTTGCAAAAACAAGGGTATATTCAAAAAAATCTACTATAAATATTATAGTAACATAAAACAATATATACCTAAGTCAATATTTTGTAAAGAGAGATGTAAAATTATTGAAGAACTTGCTTGATAAACAAAGTGGTTGCCTTAGCCAGATCAATTTCCTTTACCTCGTTATAGTCAGCTTCATCCGTTTGACCGATAATCCGAACAATAGGCCGGGCTGGAAGCCCTCTATGCTGTCCTACAACCACACCAATTTCTCCCGAACTTAGCTTGACGGATACGCCGGTGGGATATATGGCGATGGACCGTAAAAATTGAATCACAATGTCATGATCAAACATTTTGTTGGCCAATGCCATTATCCGCTCCGTCGCCTCATGGGGAAGATAGGGCCTCTCTCCCGAAAAAGGGGATATTAAATTATCATAATAATTGGCGACGCTAGTAATCTTGGCAAATTGATGAATTTCTTCCCCGTCAATTCCCCTGGGCGTTCCACTTCCATCCACATTTTCATGATGCTGTAAGGCAACATGGGCGGACAAGATGCTAAATTCATGTTTTTTCCTCAGCAGATTAAATCCTTTCCATGTATGATCTTCCTGCAAACTATTATCCTTTACCAATTTGCCGATATCATGAAGAAAAGCACCAATAGCCAAATCCTGAAGCTGATTCTGATTAAAGCCCATGTTGACTCCAATAATGGTCGCCATTATTCCCACGTTTAAACAATGAACAAAAAGCTGGTTGTCCTGGGTTCTGACATCCGTTAAATTAAGTAGAACGTTTTTGTTTCTTAAGATTTCATCGATAATATTTTTAACAGAATTTGTGATCTCCTTTGTATCAAAATCCTTTCCGGATTGAACACAATGAACGGCCTCAGAGATATTCTTTAAGGCCTCTCTTCTCGTCTCCTCTGCAACAACATCTTCCATCACCAAATCGTCAAACCGGTCATCCAAAATGTATAACATGGATACTCCAACCCGGCGGAGCTTATTGATCATTCCTACAGTTAGTTGAACGCCCGAATTCAGCAAAGTCCTTCCTTCACTTGTATATATACTTTTTCCTAAAATCTGTCCCGGTTCTGTATTATCCAAATGAATATATCTCATGGTTTTCCCCCAAATCCAAAGTTCACAACCCTATGATAACAATAAAAATAAAATAAGACTATTCTCCTACCCCAAAAAAATAAGAGGTTATCTCCATTCGAACATACCTCTTATCTTATAGAGATGTTCAAAGATTCTATATGGACGGAACTAAACTTACATGACCCGAAGGGTCAAGGATGCCATTCCAGGAGTTGATCGGAACGTAGCTGCTGTAATTATTGCAGAGATCGGAATCGATATGACCAAGTTTCCGACAGCCCAGCATCTTGCTTCATGGGCAGGTGTATGTCCCGGTAATCAT contains:
- the phnE gene encoding phosphonate ABC transporter, permease protein PhnE; this translates as MMVKKWNWIVLALLSVLFLSWSMRVTQFDWSALLDIEKSWNFLKTKWFPPDWSVLPLAFKNTGITLAIAFLGTFLAVIAAIPVSFLAAYNTSPKGLYHLIRSILTFIRTIPEIVLGLIFIATFGLGPFPAVIAIMVHNIGVLGKLISELVESSDRGPVEAITSVGAKKTIIALYGILPQILPNILSHYFYRFEVAIRTSLILGLIGGGGLGNMLFIDYKIFNYTAVTAEVVVFMVLVFLVDYLSTFVRKKVI
- the phnD gene encoding phosphate/phosphite/phosphonate ABC transporter substrate-binding protein; its protein translation is MKKWSHSFLIIFLVGILSVLLLSGCSSKEGEPSFKIGVIPSQNQGKMQQAMDKLTEALEKGTGMDVSIEVYPDYNGVVEAMNNGMINMAYFGPLTYVIANAENGAQAIVTQLVDGEPFYYSYIITHKDAPYNSLEDLLADKENVTFAFGDINSTSGSLIPGIELKKRGVFKDANDHQFKNVFYTGGHDATAIAVENKQVTAGAIDSAIFNILIKNGKVDGDLFKVIWKSDKLFQYPWAVAKGTDQATIEKLQEAFLGITDPEILNAFGASGFIKASDSDYESIRQAAKADGRIK
- a CDS encoding HD-GYP domain-containing protein, with the protein product MRYIHLDNTEPGQILGKSIYTSEGRTLLNSGVQLTVGMINKLRRVGVSMLYILDDRFDDLVMEDVVAEETRREALKNISEAVHCVQSGKDFDTKEITNSVKNIIDEILRNKNVLLNLTDVRTQDNQLFVHCLNVGIMATIIGVNMGFNQNQLQDLAIGAFLHDIGKLVKDNSLQEDHTWKGFNLLRKKHEFSILSAHVALQHHENVDGSGTPRGIDGEEIHQFAKITSVANYYDNLISPFSGERPYLPHEATERIMALANKMFDHDIVIQFLRSIAIYPTGVSVKLSSGEIGVVVGQHRGLPARPIVRIIGQTDEADYNEVKEIDLAKATTLFIKQVLQ